Proteins co-encoded in one Actinomadura luteofluorescens genomic window:
- a CDS encoding DUF1996 domain-containing protein, which yields MGRKKKAFAVLIPAFTLVATACQGTPGAAAQPYIPVTTAAAGPAAYPALPADGSGVPKLQGSGRTTPPADPQGGQQPGGGQMGDGGQMGDGGQMGDGGQMGDGGQMGDGGQMGDGGQMGDGGPIDGGQTTPPADPQGGQTTPPADPQGGQQPGGGQGNGQNGGQNGGQNGGQAPANPSLRADQFVDIRKAPRVRQPRRSRQASTGVFASSCGVNKGQAHSNPDNVLAAPGVVNGAHHIHDYVGNLDTNAFSTDETFAAAGTTCTNGDKSAYFWPVIRLRNGQDDSDRAQQSQADGNTGSIVTPSSVKLQFLGNPRSKVTAMPRFIRVATGDAKAVTNGLKNAHASWTCTGFENRAFTDKYPLCPRGSKVLRVLNFPSCWDGQNTDSANHRDHIRFPDQATGQCPQGTKAVPQLRMTLAYNLPAKPLAFALDSFPESGHDPVTDHGDLINVMDDQLMAKAVNAINGRAGTRIKRRR from the coding sequence ATGGGACGAAAGAAGAAAGCCTTCGCCGTGTTGATCCCGGCGTTCACCCTCGTCGCGACGGCCTGCCAGGGGACCCCCGGCGCGGCGGCGCAGCCGTACATTCCCGTGACCACCGCGGCGGCGGGCCCGGCCGCCTATCCGGCGCTGCCCGCGGACGGCTCCGGCGTTCCGAAGCTCCAGGGCTCCGGCCGGACGACGCCGCCGGCCGACCCGCAGGGCGGTCAGCAGCCCGGAGGCGGCCAGATGGGCGACGGCGGTCAAATGGGCGACGGCGGTCAAATGGGCGATGGTGGCCAGATGGGCGACGGCGGTCAAATGGGCGACGGTGGCCAGATGGGTGACGGCGGTCAGATGGGCGATGGCGGCCCGATCGACGGCGGCCAGACCACCCCGCCGGCCGACCCGCAGGGCGGCCAGACGACACCCCCGGCCGACCCGCAGGGCGGTCAGCAGCCCGGAGGCGGGCAGGGCAACGGCCAGAACGGCGGCCAGAACGGCGGGCAGAACGGCGGGCAGGCTCCGGCGAATCCGAGCCTGCGCGCCGACCAGTTCGTCGACATCCGCAAGGCGCCACGTGTGCGGCAGCCGCGCCGCAGCCGCCAGGCCTCGACCGGCGTGTTCGCCTCCAGTTGCGGTGTGAACAAGGGCCAGGCCCACAGCAACCCCGACAACGTGCTCGCGGCCCCCGGCGTCGTGAACGGCGCGCACCACATCCACGACTACGTGGGCAACCTCGACACGAACGCGTTCTCCACCGACGAGACCTTTGCCGCCGCCGGGACGACCTGCACCAACGGCGACAAGTCGGCCTACTTCTGGCCGGTGATCCGGCTCCGCAACGGCCAGGACGACTCCGATCGCGCGCAGCAGAGCCAGGCGGACGGCAACACCGGCAGCATCGTCACGCCGTCGAGCGTGAAGCTCCAGTTCCTCGGCAACCCGCGCAGCAAGGTGACCGCGATGCCGCGGTTCATCCGGGTCGCCACCGGTGACGCCAAGGCGGTGACGAACGGCCTGAAGAACGCGCACGCCAGCTGGACGTGCACCGGATTCGAGAACCGGGCGTTCACCGACAAGTACCCGCTGTGCCCGCGGGGCAGCAAGGTGCTGCGCGTGCTGAACTTCCCGAGTTGCTGGGACGGCCAGAACACCGACAGCGCCAACCACCGCGACCACATCCGGTTCCCGGACCAGGCGACGGGGCAGTGCCCGCAGGGCACGAAGGCGGTGCCGCAGCTGCGGATGACGCTGGCCTACAACCTGCCCGCCAAGCCGCTGGCGTTCGCGCTGGACAGCTTCCCCGAGTCGGGCCACGACCCGGTGACCGACCACGGCGACCTCATCAACGTGATGGACGACCAGCTCATGGCGAAGGCCGTCAACGCGATCAACGGCAGGGCCGGGACGCGGATCAAGCGCCGCCGCTGA
- a CDS encoding glycosyltransferase family 4 protein, whose amino-acid sequence MTRTLFVTNDFPPRPGGIQAFVHGLAVRRPPGSVVVYAPAWKGAAEFDAAQPFPVVRHPGSLMLPEPGVLRRAADVLRAERCDSVVFGAAAPLGLLAPALRRRGARRLVGITHGHEAGWASLPVARTLLGRIGDGVDVLTYLGEYTRSRMARALSPEAAARMARLAPGVDETLFHRGAGGAEIRERHGLAGRPVAVCVSRLVPRKGQDALLHAWPRVLKSVPDAALLLVGGGPYRGDLERLAASLDVGRSVVFTGGVPWEELPAHFDAGDVFAMPCRTRRRGLDVEGLGIVYLEASATGLPVVAGDSGGAPDAVLDGETGLVVPGRSVPDIAEAVAGLLADPDRARVMGEKGRAWVEREWRWDVQAARLGKLLVP is encoded by the coding sequence ATGACCAGGACGCTGTTCGTCACCAACGACTTCCCGCCGCGGCCGGGCGGCATCCAGGCGTTCGTGCACGGCCTCGCCGTGCGGCGCCCGCCCGGTTCGGTCGTCGTCTACGCCCCGGCCTGGAAGGGCGCCGCGGAGTTCGACGCGGCGCAGCCGTTCCCCGTCGTCCGGCATCCGGGCTCCCTCATGCTTCCGGAGCCGGGCGTGCTGCGCCGGGCCGCGGACGTGCTGCGCGCGGAGCGCTGCGACTCGGTCGTGTTCGGGGCGGCGGCACCGCTCGGCCTGCTGGCCCCGGCGCTGCGGCGCCGCGGGGCGCGGCGGCTCGTCGGGATCACGCACGGGCACGAGGCCGGCTGGGCGTCGCTGCCGGTGGCGCGCACCCTGCTGGGCCGCATCGGGGACGGTGTCGACGTCCTGACCTACCTCGGCGAGTACACCCGCTCCCGGATGGCGCGGGCCCTGTCGCCCGAGGCGGCGGCGCGGATGGCCCGGCTCGCGCCCGGCGTCGACGAGACGCTCTTCCACCGGGGCGCCGGCGGGGCGGAGATCCGGGAGCGGCACGGGCTGGCCGGACGTCCGGTGGCGGTGTGCGTGTCCCGCCTGGTCCCGCGCAAGGGGCAGGACGCCCTGCTCCACGCCTGGCCGCGCGTCCTGAAGTCCGTGCCGGACGCCGCACTTCTCCTCGTCGGCGGCGGCCCGTACCGCGGCGACCTGGAACGCCTTGCCGCGTCCCTCGACGTGGGCCGTTCGGTCGTCTTCACCGGCGGCGTGCCCTGGGAAGAGCTGCCCGCCCACTTCGACGCGGGCGACGTCTTCGCGATGCCCTGCCGCACGCGCCGCCGTGGCCTTGACGTGGAAGGCCTCGGCATCGTGTACCTGGAGGCGTCCGCGACCGGGCTCCCGGTCGTCGCGGGCGACTCAGGCGGCGCCCCCGACGCCGTCCTGGACGGCGAGACGGGCCTTGTGGTCCCGGGCCGCTCCGTCCCCGACATCGCCGAGGCCGTGGCGGGCCTCCTCGCGGACCCGGACCGGGCTCGCGTCATGGGGGAGAAGGGCCGGGCCTGGGTCGAACGCGAGTGGCGCTGGGACGTCCAGGCGGCCCGTCTGGGAAAGCTGCTCGTGCCCTGA
- the qcrB gene encoding cytochrome bc1 complex cytochrome b subunit yields MSEATAPKAVEAPLTFLDDRLGSTTFFKRNMKKVFPDHWSFMLGEIALYSFIILLLTGTFLTLWFQPSMTETVYNGSYTKLQGVKMSEAYASTLHITFDVRGGLLMRQIHHWAAILFMASILAHMLRVFFTGAYRKPRELNWLIGIGMFTLGMLEGLFGYSLPDDLLSGTGLRITQGVAESIPVVGTYIYMFLFGGEFPGQDIVPRLYMLHILLIPGLLLGMVTAHMMIMWVQKHTAMPVKNQSEQQVYGYPFYPVFMAKTGAYFLFTFGVLALLGAFAQINPIWLFGPYDPGAISSGSQPDWYMGVLEGALRIMPNWEVSAWGHTVSFNVLIPALVPLGIVFGGAAAWPFVEQWVTGDKRHHHVNERPRNAPVRTATGIAAVTFYGLLWVAGANDVIADKFHVSLFATTWFFRVAFFLGPIVAFIVTKRICLGLQRKDADVIGHGVEAGVIMMSPDGKFSERHEAPREEERHVLLSKENTRPEAPARDAKGIPAPGTKGPIGHLRSRLNRAWTFDDIPVEEHPHGEQAEIEGGATSHEVRH; encoded by the coding sequence ATGAGCGAGGCGACAGCTCCGAAGGCGGTCGAGGCGCCGCTGACGTTCCTCGACGACCGCCTCGGCTCCACCACCTTCTTCAAGCGGAACATGAAGAAGGTCTTTCCGGACCACTGGTCCTTCATGCTGGGCGAGATCGCCCTGTACTCCTTCATCATCCTGCTGCTGACCGGGACGTTCCTGACGCTCTGGTTCCAGCCGAGCATGACGGAGACCGTGTACAACGGCTCGTACACGAAGCTGCAGGGCGTGAAGATGTCCGAGGCCTACGCCTCGACGCTGCACATCACGTTCGACGTGCGCGGCGGCCTGCTCATGCGGCAGATCCACCACTGGGCCGCGATCCTGTTCATGGCGTCGATCCTCGCGCACATGCTGCGCGTGTTCTTCACCGGCGCCTACCGCAAGCCGCGCGAGCTGAACTGGCTGATCGGCATCGGCATGTTCACGCTGGGCATGCTGGAGGGCCTGTTCGGGTACTCGCTGCCCGACGACCTGCTGTCCGGCACCGGCCTGCGCATCACGCAGGGCGTCGCGGAGTCGATCCCGGTGGTCGGAACCTACATCTACATGTTCCTGTTCGGCGGCGAGTTCCCCGGCCAGGACATCGTCCCGCGCCTGTACATGCTGCACATCCTGCTGATCCCGGGGCTGCTGCTCGGCATGGTCACCGCGCACATGATGATCATGTGGGTGCAGAAGCACACGGCGATGCCGGTCAAGAACCAGAGCGAGCAGCAGGTGTACGGCTACCCGTTCTACCCGGTCTTCATGGCCAAGACGGGCGCCTACTTCCTGTTCACCTTCGGCGTCCTGGCGCTGCTCGGCGCGTTCGCGCAGATCAACCCGATCTGGCTGTTCGGCCCGTACGACCCCGGCGCGATCTCCTCGGGCTCCCAGCCCGACTGGTACATGGGCGTCCTCGAAGGCGCGCTGCGCATCATGCCGAACTGGGAGGTCTCCGCCTGGGGCCACACGGTCAGCTTCAACGTGCTGATCCCGGCGCTGGTCCCGCTCGGCATCGTGTTCGGCGGCGCGGCCGCCTGGCCGTTCGTCGAGCAGTGGGTGACCGGCGACAAGCGCCACCACCACGTGAACGAGCGGCCGCGCAACGCCCCGGTCCGCACGGCGACGGGCATCGCGGCGGTCACCTTCTACGGGCTGCTGTGGGTCGCCGGCGCCAACGACGTCATCGCGGACAAGTTCCACGTGTCGCTGTTCGCGACGACGTGGTTCTTCCGGGTCGCGTTCTTCCTCGGGCCGATCGTGGCGTTCATCGTCACCAAGCGGATCTGCCTGGGCCTGCAGCGCAAGGACGCCGACGTCATCGGGCACGGCGTGGAGGCCGGCGTGATCATGATGTCGCCGGACGGGAAGTTCTCCGAGCGGCACGAGGCGCCGCGCGAGGAGGAGCGGCACGTCCTGCTCTCCAAGGAGAACACCCGGCCCGAGGCCCCGGCCCGGGACGCCAAGGGCATCCCGGCGCCCGGCACCAAGGGGCCGATCGGGCACCTGCGCTCGCGGCTCAACCGCGCGTGGACCTTCGACGACATCCCCGTCGAGGAGCACCCGCACGGCGAGCAGGCCGAGATCGAGGGCGGCGCCACGTCGCACGAGGTCAGGCACTGA
- a CDS encoding NADH-quinone oxidoreductase subunit NuoF family protein: protein MTSTVTVSNIGGPRLTLGFDRFDRLDLDRHLAVHGRLRAPALDDLVRMAEQVDLRGRGGAGFPFARKLMAVAARVNHPTADRTALLPGEKGDERGSSEDVVVVVNGAEGEPGSAKDKVLLGRAPHLVLDGAQIAASALGTQRIVLAVESDEAARSVRAAISERRMPARVVRLTERFISGESGAVIRAINGETPIPPGVKVRASDSGVDGFPTLLSNTETFAQLAVLVSLGPDLYASAGTDDEPGTTLLTIGGTQVVEAPLGTPLRAVLDHCEVPPSPGVLVGGYHGMWLDPAAVSRAVLSRAGMRRVGGTVGAGIILPLTQGTCPLGEVTRIASYLAAQSAGQCGPCRLGLPDVVRSLMALTEGAGTAEDVRRAAGVGRGRGACTHPDGTARFVLSAMEAFTADIEEHRWGGGCGQSTYGVLPLPVPDGSEGRVAIDWSRCDGHGLCAYLVPELIQLDRYGFPVVLGTDIPSWMEKDVQKAVAMCPALALRVVGGVPGAPSRR from the coding sequence ATGACCTCGACCGTCACCGTCTCCAATATCGGCGGGCCGCGGCTGACGCTCGGGTTCGACCGGTTCGACCGGCTGGACCTCGACCGACATCTGGCGGTGCACGGCAGGCTCCGCGCGCCGGCGCTGGACGACCTGGTGCGCATGGCCGAACAGGTCGACCTGAGGGGGCGGGGCGGGGCGGGGTTCCCGTTCGCCCGCAAGCTGATGGCGGTCGCCGCGCGGGTCAACCACCCGACCGCCGACCGGACCGCGCTGCTGCCCGGCGAGAAGGGCGACGAGCGCGGGTCCAGCGAGGATGTCGTCGTGGTGGTCAACGGCGCCGAGGGCGAGCCCGGCAGCGCCAAGGACAAGGTGCTGCTCGGCAGGGCCCCGCACCTGGTGCTCGACGGCGCGCAGATCGCGGCGAGCGCGCTCGGCACCCAGCGGATCGTGCTGGCCGTCGAGAGCGACGAGGCCGCCCGGTCGGTCCGCGCCGCGATCAGCGAGCGGCGGATGCCCGCCCGGGTCGTGCGGCTGACGGAGCGGTTCATCTCGGGGGAGAGCGGCGCGGTGATCCGCGCGATCAACGGGGAGACGCCGATCCCGCCGGGAGTCAAGGTCCGCGCGTCCGACTCGGGGGTGGACGGCTTCCCGACGCTGCTGTCCAACACCGAGACGTTCGCGCAGCTGGCGGTGCTGGTCTCCCTTGGCCCCGACCTGTACGCCTCGGCCGGGACCGACGACGAGCCGGGCACCACGCTGCTGACGATCGGCGGGACGCAGGTCGTGGAGGCGCCGCTCGGCACGCCGCTGCGGGCCGTCCTTGACCACTGCGAGGTGCCGCCGTCGCCGGGCGTGCTCGTCGGCGGGTACCACGGGATGTGGCTCGACCCGGCCGCGGTGTCGCGGGCGGTGCTGTCGCGCGCCGGGATGCGGCGCGTGGGCGGGACGGTGGGCGCCGGGATCATCCTGCCGCTCACCCAGGGCACCTGCCCGCTCGGCGAGGTCACGCGGATCGCGTCGTACCTCGCCGCGCAGTCCGCCGGGCAATGCGGGCCGTGCCGGCTCGGGCTGCCCGACGTCGTCCGGTCGCTGATGGCGCTCACCGAGGGGGCCGGGACGGCGGAGGACGTGCGCCGCGCGGCCGGCGTCGGCCGGGGCCGCGGCGCCTGCACCCACCCCGACGGGACGGCGAGGTTCGTCCTGTCGGCGATGGAGGCCTTCACCGCCGACATCGAGGAGCACCGGTGGGGCGGCGGGTGCGGCCAGTCGACCTACGGGGTCCTGCCGCTGCCGGTGCCGGACGGCTCGGAGGGGCGGGTCGCGATCGACTGGAGCCGGTGCGACGGGCACGGCCTGTGCGCCTATCTCGTGCCCGAGCTGATCCAGCTCGACCGGTACGGCTTTCCCGTCGTGCTCGGCACCGACATTCCCTCATGGATGGAGAAGGACGTCCAGAAGGCGGTCGCGATGTGCCCTGCATTGGCGCTGCGAGTCGTCGGCGGAGTTCCCGGAGCGCCGTCGCGGCGCTGA
- a CDS encoding peptidoglycan DD-metalloendopeptidase family protein, translating to MARRDYGHASQGQTHASPWAETPARPSTRPEPERGLRSGDPQWPEGSWWSEQPDWSERGRGASRREPSRREIKRRESKARARRSGKGTERPRPRAQWPEPAERRGDAASERFDARGSYDPAGYAARTRRDARPERPDARGERPAPRNARRDARTEQPDARTEQLDARATRRDTPTGRPTPRAERDARTERPDARGKPRDDRTERFDARVEGLGGRAGRSARDRSREFPARGGRPRRAEPPRAGRDGSRRRPARPEQRRRQSPPRPGPKATPRRGRRPADRLSIGAIVLSTAVGLSLLGIAERALLDGGPVGGSSGPVGSQRAIRPPKPGTGGTPARPQQPQQRPGTGGGTAAPPAGPDLGVLATQVRKLTLAQRGAAARQAYGAALTRQPFVGATRQSADRTWVFGTSAIPVPESSAAGPELAFYAAHWTGRQWQVGLSGATTFAALLGAAPANLMSPSESRLLRKYGALSAAQATTLVNGTRAGDRLMLPWKTGEAWSMTTSDDAASSRPLASLAFSGGDGRVLAAGAGRLYRFCSGQAGAVVMVIHPSGLASTYYGMRSVTELRDGSVVAQGDALGRTGAARPCGGAAAPGPEVAFGLRRGGGAVPLDGAEIGGWTFRERAKPLLGFAERGVLQVLPGGLLANLGPVPAADDPPSSSPSPGAKPKKDGAGSAGAPAPAAT from the coding sequence ATGGCGCGACGCGATTACGGGCATGCGTCCCAGGGCCAAACGCATGCTTCACCGTGGGCCGAGACGCCCGCGCGCCCGTCCACGAGACCCGAGCCCGAGCGGGGGCTCCGGTCCGGGGACCCCCAGTGGCCCGAAGGGTCCTGGTGGTCGGAGCAGCCGGACTGGTCCGAGCGGGGCCGCGGAGCGTCGCGGCGCGAGCCGTCGCGGCGCGAGATCAAGCGCCGCGAGTCCAAGGCCCGCGCGCGCCGTTCCGGCAAGGGCACCGAGCGGCCGCGCCCCCGGGCGCAGTGGCCGGAGCCCGCCGAACGGCGCGGCGACGCCGCGAGCGAGCGTTTCGACGCGCGCGGCAGCTACGACCCCGCGGGCTACGCCGCCCGCACGCGCCGGGACGCCCGACCGGAGCGCCCCGACGCCCGAGGCGAGCGGCCGGCCCCCCGGAACGCGCGGCGGGACGCCCGCACCGAGCAGCCCGACGCCCGCACCGAGCAGCTCGACGCGCGGGCCACGCGGCGCGACACCCCGACCGGGCGTCCCACCCCCCGCGCCGAGCGGGACGCACGGACGGAGCGCCCCGACGCCCGCGGCAAGCCGCGCGACGACCGCACCGAAAGGTTCGATGCCAGGGTCGAGGGGCTCGGCGGGCGCGCGGGACGCTCCGCGAGGGATCGGTCCCGCGAGTTCCCCGCGCGGGGCGGGCGTCCCCGCCGTGCGGAGCCGCCGCGCGCGGGGCGGGACGGCTCCCGGCGCAGGCCCGCCCGACCGGAGCAGCGCCGCCGCCAGTCGCCGCCGCGCCCCGGGCCGAAGGCGACGCCGCGCCGCGGCAGGCGGCCCGCCGACCGGCTGAGCATCGGCGCGATCGTCCTGTCCACCGCGGTCGGGCTGTCCCTGCTGGGCATCGCCGAGCGGGCCCTGCTCGACGGCGGGCCCGTCGGCGGCTCCTCGGGACCGGTCGGCTCGCAGCGCGCGATCCGGCCGCCGAAGCCCGGCACGGGCGGGACACCCGCGCGGCCCCAGCAGCCCCAGCAGCGGCCCGGGACCGGCGGCGGCACGGCCGCCCCTCCGGCGGGACCCGACCTCGGGGTCCTCGCCACGCAGGTCCGCAAGCTGACGCTGGCCCAGCGGGGCGCCGCGGCGCGGCAGGCCTACGGTGCGGCGCTGACGCGGCAGCCGTTCGTGGGCGCCACCCGCCAGAGCGCCGACCGGACCTGGGTCTTCGGCACGAGCGCGATCCCGGTTCCCGAGTCCAGCGCGGCCGGCCCCGAGCTCGCCTTCTACGCCGCCCACTGGACGGGCCGGCAGTGGCAGGTCGGGCTGTCGGGCGCGACGACCTTCGCCGCGCTCCTCGGAGCCGCCCCCGCGAACCTCATGTCGCCGTCGGAGTCGCGGCTCCTGCGCAAGTACGGCGCGCTCAGCGCCGCGCAGGCCACCACGCTCGTCAACGGGACGCGGGCGGGCGACCGGCTGATGCTGCCCTGGAAGACGGGGGAGGCGTGGTCGATGACGACCTCCGACGACGCCGCGTCCTCGCGCCCGCTGGCGTCGCTGGCCTTCTCGGGCGGCGACGGCCGCGTCCTCGCCGCCGGCGCCGGACGGCTCTACCGGTTCTGCTCCGGCCAGGCCGGTGCGGTGGTCATGGTGATCCACCCGAGCGGCCTCGCGTCCACGTACTACGGCATGCGGAGCGTGACCGAGCTGCGCGACGGCAGCGTCGTCGCGCAGGGCGACGCGCTCGGCCGCACCGGCGCCGCCCGGCCCTGCGGCGGGGCGGCCGCGCCGGGCCCCGAGGTCGCCTTCGGGCTGCGCCGCGGCGGCGGGGCGGTCCCGCTCGACGGCGCCGAGATCGGCGGCTGGACGTTCCGCGAGCGCGCCAAGCCGCTCCTCGGCTTCGCCGAACGCGGCGTCCTGCAGGTGCTTCCCGGGGGCCTGCTGGCCAACCTCGGCCCGGTCCCCGCCGCGGACGACCCTCCGTCGTCATCTCCGTCCCCCGGCGCGAAGCCGAAGAAGGACGGCGCCGGATCGGCCGGAGCCCCGGCGCCGGCCGCCACCTAG
- a CDS encoding DUF4142 domain-containing protein gives MRKSYGIAGKRTLPRLGKGRLLLVLAAVAAVVAAFAVVMSPVGTPASGAANLGGTVNTRWGRLSTLDRQLLVKVRQAGLWEMPAGQQAAQRASSPRVKEVGEIIMRQHMQLDADTRAEAQKLGVLLPNEPNGSQKSWLREMSGKYGADYDKTFVLRLRAAHGQVFTVIAKVRAATENTEIRAFAERCLKFVNTHMSLLESTGLVPRRALH, from the coding sequence TTGAGGAAATCCTACGGAATCGCCGGAAAGCGCACGCTCCCGCGCCTCGGCAAAGGACGCCTGCTGCTGGTACTGGCGGCCGTGGCCGCCGTCGTGGCGGCCTTCGCGGTCGTCATGAGCCCGGTCGGCACGCCCGCGAGCGGCGCGGCGAACCTCGGTGGCACCGTCAACACCCGCTGGGGGCGGCTCAGCACTCTGGACAGGCAGCTCCTGGTCAAGGTCCGGCAGGCCGGCCTCTGGGAGATGCCCGCCGGGCAGCAGGCCGCGCAGCGCGCGTCCAGCCCCCGGGTGAAGGAGGTCGGCGAGATCATCATGCGCCAGCACATGCAGCTGGACGCCGACACCCGCGCCGAGGCGCAGAAGCTGGGCGTACTCCTTCCCAACGAGCCCAACGGCAGCCAGAAGAGCTGGCTGAGGGAGATGTCGGGAAAATACGGCGCCGACTATGACAAGACGTTCGTGCTGCGGTTGCGTGCCGCCCACGGGCAGGTCTTCACCGTCATCGCCAAGGTGCGCGCGGCGACCGAGAACACCGAGATCCGCGCGTTCGCCGAACGGTGCCTGAAATTCGTCAACACGCACATGTCGCTGCTGGAGAGCACGGGCCTGGTTCCCAGGCGCGCCCTGCACTGA
- a CDS encoding AMP-dependent synthetase/ligase yields the protein MREFSVPAMVEVPDSATLTDAPFARAAEEPGRIVLRRKNGDAWSAVTAAEFAAETAGVAKGLAAAGVEPGDRVCLLSRTRYEWTVLDYAIWAAGAVSVPIYETSSAEQIEWIVGDSGARAVFAETAAHVATVEEIRDRLPGLAHVWGIDAGGVAEVTRLGADVGDDVVEERRRSRRAADIATLVYTSGTTGRPKGCEITHGNLVSTARNAVQGAIAEIAVEGSSTLLFLPLAHVFARLIEVATIEGGIVLGHSDVPNLLPDLASFRPTFLLAVPRVFEKVYNGAEQKAAADGKGKIFKTAAETAVAYSRALDDGGPGLGLKARHRVFDVLVYRKLRAAVGGRVQYAVSGGAALGERLGHFFRGVGITILEGYGLTETTAPAAVNRPSAIKIGTVGRPIPGVDVRIAEDGEVLVRGVDVMRGYWNNEAATKEALEDGWFHTGDLGSLDEEGFLRITGRKKEILVTAAGKNVAPAPLEDRLRAHPLISQCLVVGDGRKFISALVTLDEEALGPWKARHGKPAEMTVDELRRDPDLVAEIEAAVADANKSVSHAEAIKKHVVLGVDFTEEAGHMTPSLKVKRNVVMKDFADEIDALYTG from the coding sequence GTGCGCGAGTTCAGCGTCCCCGCGATGGTGGAGGTCCCCGACTCCGCCACTCTGACCGACGCGCCCTTCGCCCGGGCCGCCGAAGAGCCCGGCCGGATCGTGCTGCGCCGCAAGAACGGCGACGCGTGGAGCGCCGTCACCGCGGCGGAGTTCGCCGCCGAGACGGCGGGGGTCGCCAAGGGCCTGGCCGCCGCCGGCGTCGAGCCCGGCGACCGGGTGTGCCTGCTGTCGCGGACCCGCTACGAGTGGACGGTCCTGGACTACGCGATCTGGGCGGCGGGCGCGGTCTCCGTCCCGATCTACGAGACGTCCTCCGCCGAGCAGATCGAGTGGATCGTCGGCGACTCCGGGGCCAGGGCGGTGTTCGCCGAGACCGCCGCGCACGTGGCGACCGTCGAGGAGATCCGCGACCGGCTCCCCGGGCTGGCGCACGTGTGGGGCATCGACGCGGGCGGCGTCGCGGAGGTCACCCGGCTCGGCGCGGACGTCGGCGACGACGTCGTCGAGGAGCGCCGCCGGTCCCGCCGCGCCGCGGACATCGCCACGCTCGTCTACACCTCCGGCACCACCGGGCGCCCCAAGGGCTGCGAGATCACCCATGGGAACCTGGTGTCGACCGCCCGCAACGCCGTGCAGGGGGCGATCGCCGAGATCGCCGTCGAGGGCAGCTCCACGCTGCTGTTCCTGCCGCTGGCGCACGTGTTCGCCCGGCTGATCGAGGTCGCCACCATCGAGGGCGGCATCGTGCTCGGGCACAGCGACGTCCCGAACCTGCTGCCGGACCTGGCCTCGTTCCGGCCGACGTTCCTGCTGGCCGTCCCGCGCGTGTTCGAGAAGGTCTACAACGGCGCCGAGCAGAAGGCCGCGGCCGACGGCAAGGGCAAGATCTTCAAGACGGCGGCGGAGACCGCGGTCGCCTACAGCCGGGCGCTGGACGACGGCGGCCCCGGCCTCGGGCTGAAGGCCCGGCACCGCGTCTTCGACGTGCTCGTGTACCGCAAGCTGCGCGCCGCGGTCGGCGGCAGGGTGCAGTACGCGGTGTCCGGCGGCGCCGCGCTCGGCGAGCGGCTCGGGCACTTCTTCCGCGGCGTCGGGATCACGATCCTGGAGGGCTACGGGCTCACCGAGACGACCGCGCCCGCCGCCGTCAACCGGCCCTCCGCCATCAAGATCGGCACGGTGGGCAGGCCGATCCCCGGCGTCGACGTGCGCATCGCCGAGGACGGCGAGGTCCTCGTGCGCGGCGTCGACGTCATGCGCGGCTACTGGAACAACGAGGCCGCCACCAAGGAGGCCCTGGAGGACGGCTGGTTCCACACCGGCGACCTCGGCTCCCTCGACGAGGAGGGCTTCCTGCGGATCACCGGCCGGAAGAAGGAGATCCTCGTCACCGCGGCGGGCAAGAACGTGGCGCCCGCCCCGCTGGAGGACCGGCTCCGCGCCCACCCGCTGATCAGCCAGTGCCTCGTCGTCGGCGACGGCCGCAAGTTCATCAGCGCGCTCGTCACCCTGGACGAGGAGGCGCTCGGCCCGTGGAAGGCCCGGCACGGCAAGCCGGCGGAGATGACGGTGGACGAGCTGCGCCGCGACCCCGACCTCGTCGCCGAGATCGAGGCCGCGGTCGCCGACGCCAACAAGTCGGTCAGCCACGCTGAGGCGATCAAGAAGCACGTCGTCCTCGGCGTCGACTTCACCGAGGAGGCCGGCCACATGACGCCGAGCCTGAAGGTGAAGCGCAACGTGGTGATGAAGGACTTCGCCGACGAGATCGACGCCCTCTACACCGGCTGA
- a CDS encoding NAD(P)H-binding protein — MNIVIAGGHGQIALRLSRLLSARGDTVLSIIRNPGHAGDVRDTGAGPVVCDLESATLDELADHLTGADAVVFAAGAGPGSGVSRKDTVDRGAAVLAADAAERAGVRGFVQISAMGAGEPPAPGRGEVWEAYIRAKGEAEDDLRRRDALDWLILRPGRLTDDPPTGLVALAEPPIGHGAVTRDDVAAVVAALLDAGDVRRLTLDLLNGSTPIGDAVAALAQPV, encoded by the coding sequence ATGAACATCGTGATCGCGGGCGGGCACGGGCAGATCGCACTGCGGCTGTCCCGGCTGCTGTCCGCACGGGGGGACACCGTGCTGAGCATCATCCGCAACCCCGGCCACGCCGGCGACGTCCGGGACACCGGCGCCGGGCCGGTCGTGTGCGACCTGGAGTCGGCGACCCTCGACGAGCTCGCCGACCATCTGACCGGCGCGGACGCCGTCGTGTTCGCCGCGGGCGCGGGGCCGGGCAGCGGAGTGTCGCGCAAGGACACCGTCGACCGCGGCGCCGCGGTGCTCGCGGCCGACGCCGCCGAACGCGCGGGGGTCCGCGGCTTCGTGCAGATCTCCGCGATGGGCGCGGGCGAGCCGCCCGCGCCCGGGCGCGGCGAGGTCTGGGAGGCCTACATCAGGGCCAAGGGCGAGGCCGAGGACGACCTGAGGCGCCGCGACGCCCTGGACTGGCTGATCCTGCGGCCGGGCCGCCTCACCGACGACCCGCCCACCGGCCTGGTGGCGCTGGCCGAGCCGCCGATCGGGCACGGCGCGGTCACCCGCGACGACGTCGCGGCGGTCGTCGCGGCGCTGCTGGACGCCGGCGACGTCCGCCGCCTCACGCTGGACCTGCTCAACGGCTCGACCCCGATCGGGGACGCCGTCGCCGCGCTGGCTCAGCCGGTGTAG